The Magnetovibrio sp. PR-2 region CCTTCGGCTTCCAAGATGGCGGCTTGTTTTTCACCTTCTGCGCGCAGCACTGCCGATTGACGCGAACCTTCGGCTTCCAGAATTTGTGCGCGTTTTTCGCGCTCAGCTTTCATTTGACGCGCCATGGAATCCACCAGATCGCGCGGCGGCGAAATGTCTTTGATTTCGATGCGCGTGACCTTCACACCCCACGGCGTCGTGGCTTCGTCCACCACGGTCAACAGTTTGGCATTGATATTGTCGCGTTGAGACAACAGCTCATCCAAGTCCATGGACCCCATCACGGTCCGCACGTTGGTCATGGTCAAATTCAAGATCGCACGGTGGAGATCGTTGACCTCATAGGCCGCAGCGGCGGCATCCAAGATTTGGTAGAACACCACGCCGTCGGCTGTGACCATGGCGTTGTCCTTGGTGATGACTTCTTGCGACGGCACGTCGAGAACTTGTTCCATCATGTTCAACTGGGCACCAACACGGTCCACCACGGGAATGATGACGTGAAGTCCGGGTTTTAGCGTCGTGGTGTAGCGCCCAAACCGTTCGACCGTGTATTCCATGCCTTGCGGCACGACTTTGACACCCATAAAGACGATTGCCAGGGCAAAAAGAAGGATCGCCCCCGCAAATCCTGCAAATCCAGCCAATTCCATTGGTGTACCCCCTAATAAGTCGTCAACCATTGAGGATTAAACTATGACCGAGAACGTTTGTATGGCGCAACCATTTTCGTTTGGCTTTTGTGCTTTGGGCACATCACGAATAGCTGTAACATATCGAAAATATTACAGAAAATGTCTGTAACCTAAGGGAATGACTACCCCATGACCATTGCTGGGAAAGCCGATTGGCCGCAAACGCCGGATGGCACAACCGACTGGGAATTTGTATTTGAGGATGCAGAAACTGGCTTTATCCAGCTGGTGATGCAGTCGCCCAACACCGACGTCTTGCGTCAAACCACCACGGTGGTGATCGAAAAGCTGTTTACGCGCCGCCTTGACGAGGACGAAGTTGCACGCCTGAAGACCCAGCTGGCGATCATTCTCAGCGAAAGCCCAGAACTGCCCGTCCAGCAACAAGGCGTCACCGCACTTTTGCGGGGCATCAAAGACACACGCATCGAAAAAGCCCGGATTTTTGTCGAGCGCAAAAAGGCCGGGGCAACCATCGACCGCCGTTCCGGTTGGCTGTGGAAGATTGATGTCTTGCTCAGACCTAAAGTCTTGATCCCGGTGAGCTTGATATTCGTGCTGAGCTTAACCGGTGCCGTCTATGGTTTGCTCAACATCACCGTTGGCCCATCGCGACCGAAAGTCATCATCGCGGAACCCAAGACCCCGCCTCTTGTCGCCGCAAACAAAGCTGAGGCCCCTAAAGCAGAGCCAGAAGCGAAACCTGAACCTGAACCGGCTCCAGAGCCAAAACCCGAACCCGAACCCGAGCCCGAGCCCGAGCCTGCTGCTGAACCCGAAGACGAAGCCGCAACACAAGAGCCAGTAAGCGTCTGGTTAAAGACCATGCGCTGGCCATTGTCGTCGCTGAGCACCTCTGAACGGCCGCAGTACTTCGCGGTCATTTTGCATGTGAAAGACTGGGACACCAAAGTCGGCGTGTGTCGGCGGGTCGCCAACGTGATGGACCAGCTATATCAAGCGTTCAATCATGTTCTGCCGCAAAACCGGCGCGTCACCGACAAAGAGATCAGCGATCTATCCACCGTCATCCCCGGGGCCGTAAATCAGATTTTCGGTGGCAAGGTCATCATTGGTGCCGAAGTCCACCGTTACGGCGCGCCGGGATACAAGGCCGCGACATTACCGCCGTACTGCCAGTCGCAAAATAAAAGGTCGCAAAATAAAAGATAGCCTAGACTAGATTGTGACCGGTTCTTCGCGCCCGCCGCGCTTGCGTTCTTCGGCCAAGTAGCCGTCCACTTGCGCCAACGGCACGGTGAAGCTGAAACGCGCACCTTGTTCGTCTGGGTTATCGTCGACCCAGATGGATCCGCCCAAAAACGAAATGATTTCACGGCAAATCGCGAGGCCGAGACCCGTTCCACGGGGCATCTTGTCGGTGCCTTGGTTGAACTGGTGGAACTTCTCAAAGACTTCGGCTTTCTTCTCATCCGGAACGCCGTCGCCGTTGTCCGTCACACTGATCTGCAAAGAGCCTTGCTGCACCCGGGCAACGACCATAACGTGACCGCCGGGCTGGGCACAGAATTTCGCAGCGTTGGACAAGAGGTTCACCAACACCTGCACCAACTGATCCGCGTCGGCCTTGATCATGGGCATGCCTGCGGCTAGGTCCACTCGCAGGTTGATCTTGCGTTCTTTCATCAGACCCGACATGGCCGCGATGGCCTGTTCGACCACAACGCGGGAATCAACGTTCGCCAGCGCCCAGTCCATTTGCCCGGATTCCATTTTAGCCAAATCCAAGATTTGATCGATGAGACGGGACAAACGTTCGCTCTCTTTGCGGATGACGAGCAAAAAGTGTTCCGTTTCTTCTTCGCTGACGTCGGGCGTTTCCGACAAAATTTCTGAAAACGCGCGGATAGAGGTCAACGGCGTGCGCAATTCGTGCGAAATGGTGTTGAGGAAATCGTCTTTCAGCGAGTCGAGCTCTTTCAGCCGTTCGTTGGCAGCTTGCAGCTTGGTCGTGGTTTCTTCCAATTCACGCGATTTGGTTTCCAGCATACGCGAGTACTGAATGGCTTGAGAGGTCTCGTCCAAGATCTTGTACATCTCGTCCAAACTCACGATACCGCCTTTGACGACCGAGCCGATCATCACACGCGACGTCGCCGCGCCGACCGCACCGGACAACATCTTTTCCGCCAAATCCAACCAGGATGTGTCGGCGATCAAGTTGGGGCGATACAAAACGCCTTGGTCCGTGGAAAAATCGCGAAAGGCTTTGGACGCCCGATCTTCGCCGACGAAACGTCCGACCAAATTGCACAAATCGCCAATGGTGGCAGACCCCTTCAAAAAGCGCGGATCTTTCAGACCTTCGGTATACAAAAACACGTCAACAAACATGGTGCCTTGAATGCGCTCGATGGTGCTTTGGCGCGTCAGCAACGAGCCGATCACATAGGCGGAAATGTTGACCAACATGCTCCAAAACATCGAATGCGAAAGATTGTCCAAACCATCCATGCCGAACAAGGCATAGGGGCGCAAAAATTCGATTCCGAACGGACCATAGTCGATCAAGCTGGTGGGCAGCCAGCCCGACTGGGCAAAGGATGGCAACAACAACGTGTAAGCCCACACCAAGGTGCCCAAGCTCATACCCGCCAACGCACCTTTGAGCGAAGCTTCTTTCCAAAACATGCCGCCGATGATCGCAGGGGCAAATTGAGCAGCCGCGGCAAACGACACCAAACCAATGGTCACCAACGAATACGATTCCGACGCAATGCGGAAGTAGGCATAGCCTAAAATCAAAATGCCGATGATGGACGCGCGGCGGATCAACAGCAAAAGGCTAGAGATGTTGGCGCTGCGTTCCAGATCAACCCAACGCATCTTCACCAACATCGGTACAACGATGTTGTTACACACCATGGTCGACAACGCGATGGCCGCAACAATGACCATTGACGTCGCCGCAGACAACCCACCAATGAACGCCAACAGCGCGAGAGCGCCATTGTCGTAATACATCGGCACGGTCAGAACAAACATGTCCGCATCCATGCTGCTCATCATCAATCGTCCGCTGATCGCAATCGGCAAAACAAAAATATTGATCAGCAAAAGATACAAAGGGAACAGCCACACGGCGGTGCGTAAGTGGTTCTCATCCGTGTTTTCAACAGCCGTAATATAGAACTGACGCGGCAAGCAGATGATCGCCAACATGGACAAGATGATCATCGTCACCCAGCGCGCATATCCATCGTCCGGGTTCACCGTAAACAAATGATTCAGCTCAGCGTTTTGAGCTTTCGCAAACAAATCGCCAAAGCCATCGTACACACCGAAGGTCACAAAGAAGCCCACAGCCAAAAATGCAAACAATTTGACGATGGACTCAAACGCAATGGCGGCAACGATGCCTTGGTGGTGTTCACTGGCGTCAATGTGGCGGGTGCCAAACAAAATGGAAAAGACTGCCAACAATAGGGCAATCAAAAACGTCGTATCCAAACCAAACTGGGACAACACCGGACTGATGATGGAATCTTCCTCGGAATGGTTCGTGATGATTTCAAAGCTGGTGGCGATCGATTTCAGCTGCAAAGAAATATATGGCGTGGTGCCGATCACCGCGATGATGGCGACCAAAGCACCTAAGATGGAACTTTTGCCATAGCGCGACGAAATAAATTCGGCGATGGACGTGATGCGGTTAACTTTGCAAATCCGCAAGATCTTCACCCAGCCCACGGACCACACGGCAAAGACCAACGTAGGCCCAATATAAATCGGCAAAAAATCCAGGCCGGAACGCGCGGCTAAGCCCACGGATCCATAAAACGTCCACGATGTACAAAAGACCGCGATGGATAAGGTGTAGATATACGGGTTTTTGGTGATCGAGCGCCCGCGCTCTGCCGCTTTATCCCCAAAGTAAGCGATGGCGAACAAAGCGCAGATATACAAAATGGACGCAAAAACTACCAAACCGCCTTGCATGGCTTAGCTCCGCCTGCGCGCGTCGGTATCTGGAAATGTCGGTTCCATCGCCTGCCCGCTCGCCGCGCCGTCTTTGCGCAAGGGGCTGGGCCTGGCACCAATGAAAATCGCTACGATTATAAATGCCCAAACGCCGAACAAAACTAAGTAGGTCACCGGCAAACCCAACACCAAGACCGAGTGATTATAAATGCCGATCACAGGCGGCAAGAACATGACAACGCCGAACATAAACAGCGTCAACGACCATTCCTGCTTGCGTCCTGTGCGCTTCATAAAAGATCAACTTGTTCAGACAGTTAAGAAATGGTGCAGCCTTCGAGCCCCAACAGCGAATTCACGCGATCACAGACATCGCGGGTCGAATAGGGTTTGGTGATGTAGTCGTCCGCCCCCAATGACATGGCTTTTTCTTTGTCTGCTTCACGGCTTTTGGCGCTTAAAATCAGAATCTTCACATCCGACCAATCTGGATTGGCGCGAATGACTTCGCAAACCGATAAGCCGTCGCGTTTGGGCAGCATAACGTCCAACAGAACCACATCAGGCGTTTGCTCATGCATGGCGTCGAGCGCGGCTTCGCCGTCCTCAGCAATGCGGACGTCATGGCCTGAGCGTTTCATGATGAACTGAAGTGACAGAACGATGTTCGGTTCGTCCTCCACCACCAAAACAGAATGCGTCATACGCGTGATGTTCCCTATCCCCATATTCGTATTCAATTCCGCACTCAGATCGACTTTTTAGTTGTGTTGTCGAATTTTCAGCGCTGCGGAACGTCCTCACTGTGACGCATCCTAACGATTTTGTACGAAATTGTCATCTATCGCGTCTCGCAGGTGCGAAACGCCCAAAAACCAATAAGGCCCCAGGAATAACCCTGGGGCCTTACGGCATCTGACGAGCAAGGGGGGTAGGAGTGATGAGTGTCTTTCCCACTTGCGAGGGAAAAACGTTAGATCGCCAGATATTCGTCGCGAAGTTCTTTGTTATCGAGAACCTCTTGAGCGGTGCCGTTAAACACGACCTCGCCCATATCCAAGATGATTGCCCGGTCTGCCAAGTGCAGTGCCGCAATCGCATTTTGTTCCACGATGATGGACGTCATGCCCAGTTTCTTCACGCTTTCGAGAATGCTTTCGATCTCGTGAACGATAACCGGTGCCAAACCTTCATAGGGTTCGTCCAACAACAACAGTTTGACGTCACGGGCCAAGGCACGGGCAACAGCCAACATTTGCTGTTCACCACCCGACAGGGTCACGCCTTCTTGATTGCGGCGTT contains the following coding sequences:
- a CDS encoding response regulator transcription factor; this encodes MTHSVLVVEDEPNIVLSLQFIMKRSGHDVRIAEDGEAALDAMHEQTPDVVLLDVMLPKRDGLSVCEVIRANPDWSDVKILILSAKSREADKEKAMSLGADDYITKPYSTRDVCDRVNSLLGLEGCTIS
- a CDS encoding SPFH domain-containing protein, which gives rise to MELAGFAGFAGAILLFALAIVFMGVKVVPQGMEYTVERFGRYTTTLKPGLHVIIPVVDRVGAQLNMMEQVLDVPSQEVITKDNAMVTADGVVFYQILDAAAAAYEVNDLHRAILNLTMTNVRTVMGSMDLDELLSQRDNINAKLLTVVDEATTPWGVKVTRIEIKDISPPRDLVDSMARQMKAEREKRAQILEAEGSRQSAVLRAEGEKQAAILEAEGRKEAAYRDAEAREREAEAEAKATNMVSEAIAGGDVQAVNYFVAQKYVEALKDIASARNQKVLFMPMEATGILSSLAGIAELGKGAFSDMSDKPGGGSSVPPSR
- a CDS encoding sensor histidine kinase yields the protein MQGGLVVFASILYICALFAIAYFGDKAAERGRSITKNPYIYTLSIAVFCTSWTFYGSVGLAARSGLDFLPIYIGPTLVFAVWSVGWVKILRICKVNRITSIAEFISSRYGKSSILGALVAIIAVIGTTPYISLQLKSIATSFEIITNHSEEDSIISPVLSQFGLDTTFLIALLLAVFSILFGTRHIDASEHHQGIVAAIAFESIVKLFAFLAVGFFVTFGVYDGFGDLFAKAQNAELNHLFTVNPDDGYARWVTMIILSMLAIICLPRQFYITAVENTDENHLRTAVWLFPLYLLLINIFVLPIAISGRLMMSSMDADMFVLTVPMYYDNGALALLAFIGGLSAATSMVIVAAIALSTMVCNNIVVPMLVKMRWVDLERSANISSLLLLIRRASIIGILILGYAYFRIASESYSLVTIGLVSFAAAAQFAPAIIGGMFWKEASLKGALAGMSLGTLVWAYTLLLPSFAQSGWLPTSLIDYGPFGIEFLRPYALFGMDGLDNLSHSMFWSMLVNISAYVIGSLLTRQSTIERIQGTMFVDVFLYTEGLKDPRFLKGSATIGDLCNLVGRFVGEDRASKAFRDFSTDQGVLYRPNLIADTSWLDLAEKMLSGAVGAATSRVMIGSVVKGGIVSLDEMYKILDETSQAIQYSRMLETKSRELEETTTKLQAANERLKELDSLKDDFLNTISHELRTPLTSIRAFSEILSETPDVSEEETEHFLLVIRKESERLSRLIDQILDLAKMESGQMDWALANVDSRVVVEQAIAAMSGLMKERKINLRVDLAAGMPMIKADADQLVQVLVNLLSNAAKFCAQPGGHVMVVARVQQGSLQISVTDNGDGVPDEKKAEVFEKFHQFNQGTDKMPRGTGLGLAICREIISFLGGSIWVDDNPDEQGARFSFTVPLAQVDGYLAEERKRGGREEPVTI